Genomic segment of Populus trichocarpa isolate Nisqually-1 chromosome 12, P.trichocarpa_v4.1, whole genome shotgun sequence:
AACCCATGGCCCATGCCATGGCATTGAGATAAtctgatagaaaagaaattgaagaaaatcacaaagataatgtttttttaaaaaataatgtcaaacaatgaaatcagaaagaaaaaaaaagatgtcgacatgagttaactttttaaactcgtGACTCGAGTCATTAGACCGAAAGCACCATGCATAAAAAAAACCGCGAAACACAAtcctcaataaatcaaatattgaatgatgaaatttgtaaaaaaaaaatcaattatacaaaaggataaaaaaaaacagcatttagaagaaaacaagctttaacaaaagaacaaaaagaaaaccaaaagaatgaggaggatattgaaaaaaataatatatcataaacttagattgagggatgaaattgaaattaataaaaattacacagaaggatgaagaaaaaaaatgagaaatcaaTAGAATGAGAACGAATGTGGAAAAAACAATACAtgtcaaattgaaattgaatgataaattaaaaaaaatcaaaactttcctaaaaaaaaattaaaaacaaaaaaaatcaagaccaaattttaaagctaaaaatattgagaggaagctttgaaaatttaaaggggcaagaaaaaaataaagagcttCCAGCGCTAAACTAGAGGTCTATTCAGGACATGCGTCGTCTAAACACAAAGAGGTCGACAAAAGGATTTATATGCCATCTTGGAAGCTGCTGTTTTACCATTACTCAATGCTACATTTGCTATTCAAATACTGTAATAATCCTTCACGTGCTAGTGCTAATACATGCAACACACctatttgcctttttttttttaatatttattaaatactaAAGTATAAATATGCCCTGCTCCTAactaacattaacaaaaaaatcaaggttaGACTAACAAATTATCATtcaccaaatatatttttatgatataagattgtattttaaaatattttttatttagaaatatattaaaataatattttttaaaatttatttataatattaatatatcaaaataatccaaaaaactaaaaaatattaattaacaaaataagaaaataatatatttttttaaaatttatttttaatacagtaaatcaaaacaatttaaaaacttaaaaaacaaattaaaaaaacaacaatttaacCAAAACTCCATTGAGTTTCCAACTacggatttttttatttaaaaagacaCTCTGTTAAACGTTGCCTTTCTATATTCCTTTTTCTGGCGCTCCCCGTCTAGCATCCTACGCGTTGTAAACTTAACTAATCACTAGtgaactaaaaacaaaaaggagcAAATCCCTCTATTCTTGtctgaaattcaatttttttctcggGAAATCCGAAAttctaaaccctaaccctaaattAATAACGGAACAGAGATTGTATAAAATTGAACGAAAATAgagagatataaaataaatcgagGAGAATGTCAGAGAATGATGTCGAGAAGAAAGTAGCGGATAGATATCTAAAGCGAGAGATTCTTGGTGAAGGTACTTATGGTGTTGTCTACAAAGCTATTGATACTAAGGTAATCAATTTTTCGCACTCTCTTtctatccttttattttcacttgatttttttccctagAACTGGAAATTCTCAATTTTTAGGttctgttttgtttatttaagagaaaaaaaaatgaagaaattttgaACAGTTTTGGgtatgttttgtttgatttttgagaaattaagggaacaaaaagaaagaaattgaagaaagaaagctACTTTTAACTTTGGTTTTCTGGGAGTTAATTTAGTtaggaaaaatatcaatttggtTTTGCTTAATTTGATCAGATTTTAAGTGGGTATTTGTAGGGTAACTGTTTGAAGagattatagtgtttttttttttttttggttaattcaTATTGTTGGGATGTTGCAGACAGGACAGACggttgcaataaaaaaaattcggctcggaaaacaaaaggaaggagTAAATTTTACAGCACTTAGAGAGATTAAACTGCTTAAAGAGCTTAAAGACCCGAATATAATTGAGTTGATCGATGCTTTCCCTCACAAAGGGAACTTGCATCTTGTGTTTGAGTTCATGGAGACTGATCTCGAAGCGGTTATTCGTGATccaaatatatttctttctcctGGGGACATAAAATCATACTTTCAGATGACTTTGAAAGGACTTCTGGTTTGCCATAAAAAATGGGTTTTGCATAGGTATTGGATTTTTATTGAGGAGCTGGTTTGTGAGGTTAATTGCTGCTAGATTTGGTTTGAAATGCGTAGTGCTTGTGCTTTGCAGGGATATGAAGCCAAATAACTTGTTGATAGGATCTAATGGACAGCTCAAACTTGCAGATTTTGGTTTAGCGCGTATTTTTGGAAGCCCGGGTCGCAAATTCACGCACCAAGTAAGTGTGCATGttcaagcattttttattcagaGGATTTGTATAAGTAAGGTCTGATATGAtgttttgtttaagaaataagCTTAGCTAGCAGCGGTGGTAGCTGATCATATGACGGTTGACTGGTTTGGAACCAGTTCGAACCTTTGTTTATGTTCCTGTTCCTGTACGTAGTGTATCAGGAGTGATGCTGAGATGATGGATAaatcttcttctgtttcttttttttccccttccctTCCTAACTTTTGCATTTGGTATTTTGTCATCTTTTCCATTGATTCTAATGCAGAAGCcagattatatataaatatatatatatatatatatatatatggttatcTCATATTTGGGCTTTGCTTTGAAGATTTTCCTTACTTTTGTGCTGTATCACAAGTTTTTGATTCTCTTCATAAATCTGAACCTACAAGTTTCGAATACCAATGTATAGGTCTTTGCTCGATGGTATAGAGCACCTGAACTTTTGTTTGGTGCCAAGCAGTATGGTGCTGGTGTTGATGTATGGGCTGCTGGTTGTATACTTGCTGAGCTACTTAACCGCAGACCATTCCTGCAGGTGAGTAGATTTTCATGCTTGATTTATCTTTGTGGTTCTCATACTTGAAAATGCTTCATAGTTTTAGCAATCATATTAGTTATGCAGTTGGCCTATTCTTTTTCCTCTGGAGTTCTATGCGGATTAAAGTGTATTTGTAAACATTGTTTGCAATTGGATCTCTAGTTATGAAATTATTTGCTTGAGTTCTATAAACATGGCTTGCAATTGGATCTGTAGTTTAGTGCGTTGCTATGGTGGCTACCAGCAACCTTTCAGATTAACTTATTACTTTCTCCTTAATTTTGGATTTCACAAATATGATCTAGGTACTGCATTTTTGTGATTGTTTGCAAAATTTGAACTCAATTCAATGCCTTACCTCAATGTTAAGACTGACACTTGAGCCAGAGGTCAAGGGGGTCAATTTTAATAACGATCAAAGAGGACACTTTTTGTGATGAATGTGTTTCTCATGCTTTGAaatcttttcttgaaaatgcTTTAACTGTATAACATACATTTATGCTTTGTTTTTGTGCTATGGCAATGTGAACTTCATTGTTGGTGTCCTGGCATCAAAAGATGTGGAATAGAAATTCTAAGATGTGTGATTAAAAATGGGCCTAAAGTGATATTGGATGACAAtggaatgttttattttttatctttcatttctAACCTTAGTCCATTACATTTGAATTTGTGCACTTCTCCTATGTCAAAACTATATGTGGAAAGCCTAGGTATTCTCGAAGGTTGAATCTGTTATTTTGTTGGTGGTTCTCAATAAGATGAACCTTATCCAATCTTTTACAGGTTTTTGTGCCACACAATGTCCCATATcctgaaattttcattttttccccaTAACAATGGGCAGAAACAGagtcatccttttctttttcattttccagTAGTTTGTGATATGTGGCACTAGGTTTTGTCTATTTGTGGCAAATCTTTGATGACTTTTGGTAGAGTAGAAGATTTATTGCTTGTGGATTTGAGGGACTTTGTGGGGGGAGAGGAATTCCAAGTTCCATGAAGTTGTGGTGTGTTCATAATTGTTTGGTCTTGGTTGGTGTGGGGTTGAAGAATCCTTGTGGATCTTTCAACCTGGAGACTGGTGCACAATAGATCCCCCCCCTCCATCCCTCCATGCACACCATTGTTTTTTGGGCTAGTGGTGGAGCCTGCTTTAGCTGACATTCAATGGAATCATTTAGTCctatcatcttctttttttcttcctttgagGATACCCTTTTCTCCtcaattgtaattttttgtttggttccaTCAAGgaatattattattcttctatTTAATAAAGGCACGGTGTGCAAGGGACcattacatttaaaatattttcttaaacagTAGTTAACCAGGTACAGGAATCAGAGAATATCCAAATGTTCCAATTTCTTATCTGTGAATTAGACTTGTATGAATTTTCCACTAGCACCCAGTTATTTCTTTGATATTCAATGGACATCAGTGGGAATTCTTATCTTTCCTTGCCCTTGTGAGAGATGTTTACCTTAATTCTTTTATGTATCTTTCCCCACTAAAATCTGCTTAACTGAACAACCTTAACAAGGTATCTCAACtgacaattttcttttaaaaaattcaaggattGGGCTATTGGGGTTCTGTCTTCAATTGTGAATCAATAAGCATACTCTACGGAGGTGCATTATCGAAAACATGTGGATATCTTTCCTTCCTTTGCTATCCTTTCTAAGAACTTGATGAATGGAATACAAATAGATTTGGATAAAGCTTATTTTATTGTAACAACATCTTGTTAATCATTTTGATGCTTATCAATTGTATGCCCATGGGGTATTTTGCAATCACCACCTGCTTGCAGAAACAGTTTAACTTTAACTTTGAACGTCTGACAGGGGGATAGCGACATTGATCAACTTGGAAAGATCTTTCAGAAGTTGGGGACTCCAACTCCTTCGCAGTGGCCTGATTTGGAATGGCTTCCTGACTTTGTAGAATATTCATCTCAGACTGCACAACCTTGGCGAAAATTGTGTCCTACAGCTAGTGATGATGCTTTAGATCTGTTATCTAAGCTGTTTACATATGACCCAAAAACTAGAATTACAGTGCAGCAAGCATTGGAGCACAGGTTTGCAAAatctttcaatttgaaaaatctaCATTATCATTGGTTTCCTGCTCTCATATTTGTTTCCCTTCTAGGTACTTTACATCTGTACCTCTGCCCACAGATCCGGCTAAGCTTCCGAGACCAGCCCCTAAGAGAGAATCTCACAACCCAAGGACTTCAGATTTACATGAGGGTCCTACTGTCTTGTCACCAAAAAAGAAGGCAAGAAGAGTGATGCCAGATCGTGAAGTGTTTGATGGAAATGCATACCATGTTGATAAGATTGATCAACATGGTGGTGAGATCAGATGGGCAGCTGGGGATAACACAAGCAGGAATGAACAGGTGCCGATGTCGGTTGATTTTTCGATCTTTGGAGCAAAACCAATGAGCAGACCTACAATTAACAGGTAAAACTACTTCTATGAAGTTACTTCAAAATGGGTAAAACATTGTCTATTTCCCTTAAAATATGATAGCAAATAAGGTTGCAGCCCGTTATACTTGAAATTGGAGTTTAGATTCATATTCAAAGTGTCATGAATTTTCATAAGTTCCGTATGTGACCCAGAGATAAGGcttgttttcaaattaaatgagcttaaacttcaaaatttaaatagtaGCCTTTGGGGCCCTTTacatcttcttttttattctctttctcgGGGATTATGGGGGAGGATGAATTGTTGTGTTAAATTGAATTTGACTAGTAGTGTTACACTTACGTTGGGAATGTACAAGACAGGCTCCATGAGGACTAAAAAATGTGACATCAGATTAAAGGAACAAAAGCTAACCTGATGAACTAGGTTGATGGATGAACTTAGGATCATATCTGTCATTCAGATTATTTCATGACAGGAAGTTAgagaaaccttttctttttcctttctaaaGGGCCTTGGGGTTGCTGGGGATGGAAAGGAGGCTGAGGTTTGGCTAgttcaagttttataaagaacaacattattattataaaaagttaaCTATATTTTTGGGTCCATATGTTTGGAACTAAATTGAGTTTGTATGAATGAGTTGGAATACTATTTCTGATAGGGAAGccatgagaaaaaaacaacaggTGAGGGCTTTGAATTCTAGAGTCTCAGCCGAATGCcagttaatgattttttagtcTGAGGTTAGGCTGTGTATTAATGAGGCCACATGTTCTGATGACTAGATGTGAGATTGTTGGTTGTATGCTCATTTGTCTGACTTTTTGGTTAAATGtctctttatcttttccttAAATATCATTatgatattgtttatttttctcagAGAATCatcttttcttaaatattagacTACTATTATTAGTTCATGAGAGAGATAAACTTCTCCTTGATATTAACcaacttttgaattaaaatatgtttaatgAAGGAGATAAATACTCCATAAACTTACTAAAGATTCACAATaactattgaaataaattaacaacCATCTAaagtttgtttgtttctttagtTATGTTGGTTGACCGCTATAAATGATATACTAGTTAAAATTAAGACAATAAATGGTATCGTTAAACTCCGTCTCTTGGCTTTCTCTTAGTAATTTTTGTTCACCTTTTTTGAGCTTTAAAATGTAAcatttcttcaaatttttcCAAATCCCGTAGAAGgatttggaaaaattaaaatgctaCCCATTTCCTTTTACCATATTCTCTTCCTGTTTCAAGGGAGTTTCCATTCAAGGGCATTCCATTCAAGTGCATTATGCTAGGGGAGATTAAAAGCTGATGTCACCATTTTGCCAAAACAACTATTGCCATTAACTAGCACCACCACTTCACTTTCTGCCACCATACAACATCAGCAGCAGTGTCACCACATCACTATCACACTACTGGCAGAACCACCCTTGCACTACACTCTTAATATTTCCGGTAGCCTTAACAAttacatgtttaatattttctttttaccatTTTAATCCTGTGCATAAGTGCGCActcttttcatttgaatttgcATTCCTCTTTtacccaaaatgaaaaaaaaataaaaaaataaaaatgcaagcaatcatagaaagaaaaactcttCTAATATTGCATCCCAATTTTTTGTCCCATATAAAGCCCAACCATAatatcagttttttatttttaattatattaagattATTATAAAAGAAGCCCTCAAATTGgatcttttatttgtgttatgatCTCTTACCAAACAAGTTCACTTGCTGAATTTTTATCTGATCATTAAACAATCATAAGTAGGCATGAAGGGCATTCTAGAGAATGGTCATTATATCTATATATCAATGGTTTAATATCAATATCAGATTTAGCTATGACTAATTtgttaaagaaatgaaataatgGTTGTGGGTTATAATGATATCAATTTTTAACTGCATAAAACTAGCTTACTGAAATAAAGaggtaaataaaaatacattaggTTCTAGTTccattttgttaatgttaattataaAGTGAATAAGATTTGTATGATCATTAACTTTTACccacaaaataaattgattgtCTAGGAAATGCCTGGGCTTATGCCTTGAATCTTGCCTTCACCTTTTGACCCATAGGTACAGGTACATATGCACCGGGGACACTCCTTTTGACCcattaaactagtttttttgacGATACGGTAAGGTTTAAGGAAGCTACATCATGTGCATCCAGACATTTAGTTCGCAatgatatttcaactttaacctcattgttcttaaaattttagaggtAAAAGTCTCCAGTTGCCGTGTAAGTGACATTCATATGAAAAGAAAGGTAAAGGACATATTGAGAAAAGGAGCATTTTTTAGCCCTGACTTCTATACAAGAGC
This window contains:
- the LOC112323674 gene encoding cyclin-dependent kinase D-3 encodes the protein MSENDVEKKVADRYLKREILGEGTYGVVYKAIDTKTGQTVAIKKIRLGKQKEGVNFTALREIKLLKELKDPNIIELIDAFPHKGNLHLVFEFMETDLEAVIRDPNIFLSPGDIKSYFQMTLKGLLVCHKKWVLHRDMKPNNLLIGSNGQLKLADFGLARIFGSPGRKFTHQVFARWYRAPELLFGAKQYGAGVDVWAAGCILAELLNRRPFLQGDSDIDQLGKIFQKLGTPTPSQWPDLEWLPDFVEYSSQTAQPWRKLCPTASDDALDLLSKLFTYDPKTRITVQQALEHRYFTSVPLPTDPAKLPRPAPKRESHNPRTSDLHEGPTVLSPKKKARRVMPDREVFDGNAYHVDKIDQHGGEIRWAAGDNTSRNEQVPMSVDFSIFGAKPMSRPTINSADRSHLKRKLDLEFQHPE